The Collimonas sp. PA-H2 genome contains a region encoding:
- a CDS encoding polysaccharide biosynthesis protein, whose translation MFKNKLLLITGGTGSFGNAVLKRFLDTDIREIRIFSRDEKKQDDMRKKYNNPKLKFYIGDVRDYSSILNATRGVDYIFHAAALKQVPSCEFHPMEAVKTNIIGTDNLLEAAIQNGVRRVVCLSTDKAAYPINAMGISKAMMEKVMVAKSRNVDDAKTVICGTRYGNVMASRGSVIPLFVDQVRAGQPITITDPAMTRFMMTLEDAVDLVLYAFEHGTNGDIFVQKAPAATVETLVAALLAILKTPAHQVNVIGTRHGEKLYETLLSREEMAAAEDRGGYFRVPPDLRDLNYGKFVEQGEQKISNCDDYNSHNTERLDVEGMKTLLMKLDFIRSIERGENAVAEG comes from the coding sequence ATGTTTAAAAATAAATTACTATTAATTACCGGCGGTACAGGTTCTTTCGGAAACGCTGTCTTGAAACGTTTTTTGGATACGGATATCAGAGAAATCCGTATATTCAGCCGCGATGAAAAAAAGCAGGATGATATGCGCAAGAAGTATAACAACCCAAAATTGAAGTTTTATATTGGGGATGTGCGCGATTATTCGAGCATCTTGAATGCAACACGCGGCGTGGATTACATTTTTCATGCGGCAGCCCTAAAACAAGTGCCATCCTGTGAATTCCATCCGATGGAAGCAGTGAAGACCAACATTATCGGTACCGATAATCTTCTCGAGGCGGCAATCCAGAATGGCGTGCGGCGAGTTGTCTGCCTGAGTACGGACAAGGCAGCGTATCCTATCAACGCCATGGGTATTTCCAAAGCAATGATGGAAAAGGTTATGGTTGCAAAGTCGCGTAACGTCGATGATGCGAAGACCGTTATCTGCGGCACGCGCTACGGCAATGTGATGGCCTCGCGCGGCTCCGTGATTCCCTTGTTCGTGGATCAGGTGCGGGCAGGACAGCCGATTACTATCACCGATCCCGCGATGACGCGTTTCATGATGACGCTCGAAGACGCTGTTGATTTAGTGCTGTACGCTTTCGAACATGGTACGAATGGCGACATTTTTGTGCAGAAGGCCCCCGCGGCTACGGTTGAAACGCTGGTTGCTGCGCTGTTAGCCATTTTGAAGACGCCGGCTCATCAGGTGAATGTCATAGGCACCCGTCATGGTGAAAAGCTATATGAAACCTTATTGAGTCGGGAGGAAATGGCGGCTGCGGAGGATCGCGGCGGGTATTTCCGAGTGCCGCCGGATTTACGTGACTTGAATTACGGTAAATTCGTCGAACAAGGTGAGCAGAAAATCTCGAATTGCGATGACTACAATTCACACAACACAGAACGTTTGGATGTTGAGGGTATGAAAACCTTGCTGATGAAACTAGACTTTATTCGTTCTATAGAGCGTGGCGAGAACGCTGTCGCGGAAGGGTGA